The Aedes albopictus strain Foshan unplaced genomic scaffold, AalbF5 HiC_scaffold_240, whole genome shotgun sequence DNA segment GGTCCCAACTTCAACATCCAAAACAGAAGAACGATTCCGTACGTAAGGTTCGTGGCCGACGTCGAAACAGCGATAAAGAGAAAACCCGAAGCAGAAGAAATTAGAGGCGAAGTTTCAACGATCATGTCGAACTACGTCAACTACCAACGACAGCCAAAGACGAAGGAGAACGAGTGGATACTCAAGGAGATCATAAGGACCCGAAAGTTCCTGAACGAGCATCCCGATCTGTACGTAACAAGGGCAGACAAAGGCAACAAAACCGTGGTATTGTCTGCTACGGAATATCGTGAAAAAATGGCGGAAATGGTGAGTGACACGAACACGTACAAACCGTTGAACGAAAACCCTACGAACCGTACCTTGAAGAAACTCAACACGATCATCGAGGAATGGTGGAAAGACGGTCACATCGAGACACAAACAAAAAACAGACTCAAGGTTTATAACTGTCACCCACCAAGAATCTATGGGCTGCCAAAAATTCATAAACCGAACAGACCTCTCCGCCCTGTAGTATCAACCATAGGAACTGCAACATATCGTGTGGCACAGTTCCTAGCGGAAATCTTGGGAAACGTCGTGGGTAAAACGCAGTACCATGTGCGCAACAGCTTCGATTTTGCTAATGAAATTTCGCACGTGGTCGTCCCAGATGGTTGCATCATGTACTCGCTGGACGTGGTATCCCTCTACACCAACGTCCCGGTCGAAAAAGTATACCAACTAGTGGAAGCAAAATGGGAAGAAATACAAGAGTACACCACAATTCCATGGGACAGCTTCAAACATGCCATGAAAACTGTCCTGGAAGCATCGTTTTTCCAGTATGACGGGAAATTCTACTGCCAAACAACGGGGGTCCCCATGGGATCCCCCCTTTCTCCAGTAGTGGCGAACCTCATCATGGAGAAGGTAGAACAGGAGGCCATAACACAACTAGAGGAGAAAAACATCACCCTGTCCATATACAGACGGTACGTCGACGACTGCTTCATTGTTGGGAAAAGAGAAGATGTGGAGAAAGTGGTGGAGCAGTTCAACGTCATCGACGAGAAGCTACAGTTCACCGTGGAGGAAGAAATGGATGAGGCACTTCGGTTCCTGGATCTCACACTCTCGCGAAGTGGTGAGAGGATTCGGAAAATGTGGTTCCCGAAGCAG contains these protein-coding regions:
- the LOC134284517 gene encoding uncharacterized protein LOC134284517 produces the protein MAKAKNRLKFMLNCRRCKLVPNCLNYKLSLNLVNPVSVAKLNKLVHKQKIKLISVTIQDTKRTLQRLKKTKQYLKRKVEETTSVEDWQYVLQMVEKSARNTYTKTKTVETRKLEALKMEKVRSQHRNREWIENTTMEELPDFVERTLLLGPNFNIQNRRTIPYVRFVADVETAIKRKPEAEEIRGEVSTIMSNYVNYQRQPKTKENEWILKEIIRTRKFLNEHPDLYVTRADKGNKTVVLSATEYREKMAEMVSDTNTYKPLNENPTNRTLKKLNTIIEEWWKDGHIETQTKNRLKVYNCHPPRIYGLPKIHKPNRPLRPVVSTIGTATYRVAQFLAEILGNVVGKTQYHVRNSFDFANEISHVVVPDGCIMYSLDVVSLYTNVPVEKVYQLVEAKWEEIQEYTTIPWDSFKHAMKTVLEASFFQYDGKFYCQTTGVPMGSPLSPVVANLIMEKVEQEAITQLEEKNITLSIYRRYVDDCFIVGKREDVEKVVEQFNVIDEKLQFTVEEEMDEALRFLDLTLSRSGERIRKMWFPKQKDGRYLDYHSESPHTHKVNTMIALIDRALKLTDPDRREESIGMVKKILRNNNYPEDLIKRTLTDRVHLLYNTMENEKKKEESKKYVSIPYIPGLSEKVSKTLKQHEITASFKPCDKVKNTVFTKLKDAIPPMKQTNVVYSIPCGACEEKEYIGQTSQTLDKRIAQHRNSIRTKASATGLTQHAVENGHHFDFSRTRILERIDNYASRLTAEVIHIKVKKDTT